A single window of Gavia stellata isolate bGavSte3 chromosome 14, bGavSte3.hap2, whole genome shotgun sequence DNA harbors:
- the LOC132318156 gene encoding contactin-4-like, with product MLPVLLLLLLLAGPGSSAAGLGITARTLSPCYSADLRPASERLVSAVGCTVLLTIPPLKASKVVFWEYKSGPQEGVIVKYAFDRPANTSRPYENRTRFNETDFSLQIVLQRGDDRLYRFRSESEATGWFQLRVLEPLSEPEIVGNSSVKAGGNTKLVCNVLEGTADLYWWKKNGELLLGSDHIQFVDNTTLCIVKASMNDSGYYACVVRNEVSQNETSFLLHVQNAANVVLPVILACVIVGSLAGVFVWCRRRDRQCHNGCR from the exons ATGCtgcccgtcctcctcctcctcctcctcctcgccggCCCCGGCAGCTCGGCAGCCGGGCTGGGGATCACAG CCCGCACGCTTTCTCCGTGCTACTCCGCTGACCTCAGGCCGGCGTCGGAGAGACTTGTCTCGGCCGTGGGCTGCACTGTGCTCTTGACGATACCGCCGCTGAAGGCCAGCAAAGTTGTCTTCTGGGAATACAAAAGCGGCCCGCAGGAAGGAGTCATCGTCAAGTATGCTTTCGATAGACCCGCCAACACGTCTCGCCCCTATGAGAATCGCACGAGGTTCAACGAAACAGACTTCTCGCTGCAGATCGTGCTGCAGCGGGGGGACGACCGGCTGTACCGGTTCAGGTCCGAGTCGGAGGCCACGGGCTGGTTCCAGCTGCGCGTTCTGG AACCGCTGTCCGAGCCAGAAATCGTGGGCAACTCGTCAGTGAAGGCAGGCGGCAACACCAAACTGGTTTGCAATGTCCTGGAAGGTACGGCAGACTTGTACTGGTGGAAGAAAAacggggagctgctgctgggaagcgACCACATCCAGTTTGTTGACAACACCACCCTGTGCATCGTTAAAGCGTCGATGAACGACAGCGGCTACTACGCCTGCGTGGTCCGCAATGAAGTCAGCCAGAATGAAACCTCCTTCCTGCTCCACGTCCAGA ACGCTGCGAACGTGGTGTTGCCCGTGATCCTGGCTTGCGTTATCGTTGGCTCGCTCGCAG GTGTCTTCGTCTGGTGCAGGAGAAGGGACCGCCAGTGTCACAACGGCTGTAG GTAG